Sequence from the Longibacter salinarum genome:
CATGTACTGCCGCTCCTGCTCGTCGAACGTCGCCAGAGCAATGCGGCGAGCGATCGCTGAGAGAACGATCGTCGCGATAATAACGATGAGCGTCCCGATCAGGCGTCGAACCAGGACCGGATTCAGTGCGATAAACTCGTCCACGTTAGAGAGAGGCTGGGAAGCGACGGAATGGAATGCAAACCTACGTCGAAGGATGGATGCATTTCAAACGTGGACGGCGCGTAAGAGATGGCTCGCAAGACCCACGTTCCGGGTCCGGAGCGACTCAGCGACCTGCCATCCAGCATTTTGCAATGCCGTAGTGAGGTCGGTTGGTTTTCCGCCGCCGAGTGCAATAGGTACTGCGCGCACGAGGAGGTCCCAGAGTCGCTCGTCCGCGCGTTCCGGTAGGGCCGGTGTGATCGTAACGATCCGAGCTCCCGGTTTGGAAACGCGCTTCATCTCATGCAAGGCGTCGACACGCCGGGGAGGTCGGAGGAGGTCGAGAACGTATGCGGAAAGAATCGCGTCGAAGCTGCCGGTCTCGAAAGGAAGGGAGAGAATGTCTGCCTGTTGTAGCGTCACGTTTGGTTTCCCTGTCGCACGACGCCGTGCCCGGCGGAGCATCGCTTTTGATCGGTCGACGCCGGTAATACGGACGGCGGGCCGCTTGTTGGGGAGAAGCGGAATGGAGAGCCCCGTTCCGCAACCGGCGATAAGAACGGCGTCCCCATCCTGAACATTCAGTAATTCGGTTGCTCTACGTCGGGCCTCCCGGGAGACACGCTGTGCGAATCCGTCGTAGAATGGCGCGAGCGCAGTGTAGAGGGTCGGCGTCCATTCGGGGGGAATGTACCAGGTCACGTGAGCGGAGGGAAGCGGGGTGGGTGGTGAGGGGGAACTTAACGGATCGTGGGGTCTTGTGTCCCACGGTTGGCGTCCGGGCGTTGCCTTAGACTGCATTTGCCAATTTTTCTAGGATCCAGTCTGCATGTCCTTTCGCGCATTACTTCTGTATGTATCCGCGTACCGCCCCGTTATGGAGCGGACAATCGTCGTGTCGTCGTTGGCCGGGATCGTGGTTATCATGCATCTCGGACTGCAGATGGCCGTCGGGTTTCCCAACGGATGCCTCGGGTTGATGCTCGTACCTGGAGACCTGGCATCCTGTGGACGCATGGTTCACGGTGGATTGCCGGTTGTTGCGGGAATGCCTGTCGTTTCAGTGATGACGGGCCTTCTTGCTGCAATTGCGGGAACGAGCATAGCCTTTTTCGTTGTCGCCTACCTTGCACCGCCGCTTGGGCGCTGGGTCGCTCTGGTACGGCTCGGTGTGATATCGATGGCCGCAGGCGTTACGACCTACTACGTCATCGCATCATCAATCGCGTCAGGTGGTGCCGGTGCGATTGCTGCCGTGATGTCGGTCATGACGGGCATTAGCCTGCTTTTCGCTCTCGCGTCCACGCTCATCTCGCCGCGTACACCCAGCGCGATCATGAGCTCGCAGTCGCTGTCTGATCGCACCTTTAAGCGGGAAACCGCCTTCGTGATTTACCTCGTCGCGCTGGCGATCGTGCTCGTCGGGGCTGATTACGCGGCATACGACGCGTTGTCGACCGGGGGAGGAGAGCCGGGCAGGACGACATCCTTGCTGGGAGGAAAAGCGGCTTTGTCTACCGGCGAATGATACGGACCCAGCGAGCATATCTCGTTCGGTCTGAGTGCTCTGTGTCGATGGGGGCATGGGCGTGCGTTGGAGAAGGACTGAGCGATCACTTTGGCTGAGTCGAGGGTCATGGGCTCTCATGAATTCGAGTAGCGAGGGGAGAGACGAGATTGTCGATGGACGGCCTGCCGGGGCAGGTGGAGTAGCGCCTTCATCCCCATTTGATTGTATTTTTTGGAAACGCGCTGTATCGGAGGTTCGCGAATTCCTTTATTGCTGTATGCGGACGCGGATCGTAGTCCCGCTATCCGCATTTGGCAGCTTTCCTCCTGCTGTACCGAAATGTTTTACGCCGATCGGCGATGCCGCGACTGCCGTTCGAGCGAATCCGTGATCTCCCGCCTTTCGTTTCCGCTTCTGCCACATGCCTGACGCATCCACGCTGGACCTGATTCAGCCGACTGACCTCGACGAGCGCACCATTAACACCATCCGCTTCCTGGCTGTGGATGCGGTGGAAAAGGCCAACAGCGGCCACCCCGGTATGCCGATGGGTGCAGCCCCGATGGCCTACGTGCTCTGGAGCCGTCACCTACGTCACAACCCAACCGATCCGCACTGGGTTGACCGTGACCGCTTCGTCCTCAGCGCGGGCCATGGCTCGATGCTACTGTACGCGCTGCTGCACCTGACGGGGTATGATCTTTCGCTGGAGGAAATCAAGAACTTTCGCCAGTGGGACAGCCTGACGCCCGGGCATCCCGAAGTACACCACACGCCCGGTGTCGAAACGACCACCGGCCCCCTTGGGCAGGGCTTCGGAAATGGAGTCGGAATGGCTATTGCTGAGCGATACCTGGCCGCGCACTTCAACGATGAGCCCGGAGCAAATGATGAACTCATCGACCACTATACGTACGGCATCGTCAGTGATGGCGACCTGATGGAAGGCGTGGCGTCCGAAGCCGCATCGCTCGCCGGACACCTGGGGCTCGGCAAGCTGATCTATCTGTACGACGACAACGAGATTTCCATCGATGGCTCAACGGACCTCGCGTTCACTGAGGATGTCCAGCAGCGGTTCGAAGCGTACGACTGGCACGTCATCACGGTGGAGGATGGAAATGACCTGGAAGCAATCGACCGGGCCATTATCGAAGCCAAAGCGGAAACGGATCGACCGTCGCTGATCGAAGTCAAGACGCACATCGGATACGGAAGTCCGAACCAGCAGAATACCGCCGCCGCCCATGGCTCCCCGCTCGGAGCGGATGAGGTCGAGCTGACGAAGGAGAATCTCGGCTGGGAGGAGGACGAGTCGTTCTACATTCCGGACGACGTGCTTGAGCACATGCGGGAGTCCATCGACCAGGGCGCTGCGCTCCAGGCCGAATGGAACGGCCGCTACCAGCAGTTCCGCGTGGAAAGCCCGGAGGCTGCGGATCGATTTGATTCGTGGATGGCCGGGGAGCTGCCCGATGACCTCGACGATGCTCTGCCGGACTTCGAGGCAGGCGACGAACTCGCGACGCGCAAGGCAAGCGGGAAAACGCTGTCTGCACTCGTCCCGGTCGTTGGGGACATGCTCATTGGCGGGTCTGCCGACCTCAGTGGGTCGAACAAGACCGAGGTCGACGGCCGAACAGACTTTCAAAAGGACAACCCGGGAGGGCAGTACTTCCGCTTTGGTGTTCGTGAGCATGCCATGGCCGCCGCCGCGAACGGGATGGCCTTGCACGGAGGGGTTCGCCCGTACGTCGCCACCTTCCTGATCTTCAGCGATTATCTGCGGCCTTCGTTGCGTCTCAGCGCGCTGATGGAGCAGCCCGTCATCTACGTGTTCACACACGACAGCATCGGGCTCGGCGAGGACGGCCCGACGCACCAGCCGATCGAGCACCTGGCGGCGCTTCGCGCAATTCCGAACGTGACGCTATTCCGCCCGGCCGATGCGGCGGAGACCGCGCAGGCATGGGTCGCCGCGCTCCGCAACACGGATGGACCGACGGCCTTCGCCCTGACGCGGCAGACCGTGCCTACATTCGACCGGTCGGTTATGGGGCCGGCAGAAGGCGTTCATCGGGGCGGATATATCCTCTCCGACGACGACGGTACCCCCGACATCATCCTCATGGGGAGCGGTAGCGAGGTCCAGCACGCCGTTGCCGCCGCCGATACGCTGCGCAAGGACGGGATCAACGTTCGGGTCATCAGCATGCCCTCGTTCGAGCTGTTCGACCAGCAGGATGAGGCATACCGGAACAAGGTGCTGCCGCCGGAGGTGACGGCACGCGTATCGATCGAGGCTGGTGTGACCTACGGCTGGGAGCGATTCGTCGGGCCGGAAGGACGGTCTATCGGAATCAACCGCTTCGGCTCGTCTGCTCCTGGCAGCATCAACATGGAGAAATTTGGCTTCACACCAGAGAACGTGGTGGGAATGGCCCGCGACGTCCTAAATCAGTGAGCAACGTTGATTGACGCTTGAGAGCCTGCACGATGGGGCGACTTCCACGCGGAGGTCGCCCCGTCCTGCTTTACGACGGGATACACGGGCCACGGCAGGAATCAGACGGTCGTCGCATGGATTTGAATGGCTGGATGGACACAGGGCATCACGCGAACTTTCGTTTGTCTAACTGGCGAGGATCTCAGTGTCTGATTCGGCGTCAATCCAGAAAATGCTGCGAAACCGCCCTGTAGGCTGTGCCCCGTCGCGATCCGGTCTTGCGTCACCGGGTTCGTGCATCTATCCTGTGACCGCTCTGTTTAGAACGCTGAATGTATTTTCCCCTGTTTCCCGCGATCCCTATGAAACGTATCGCTGCCGCCCTCGCGATTATCTTTGCCATCGGATTCTCGTCCTGCCAGTGCTCGTACAAGCCACCGGTTCCCCCCGTGGAAGACGATAAGGTTGCTGTCGTCGTCCCGGACGCCCCTGTTGCTCCGAACGGGATTCGCGCGTAGCCCTAGTTACAGCGCCAGCGCGTCGGGCGAGCTGAACGACGGATTATCCAGGTGCTGTCTCGGCAGCCAGCCGGCTTGTCAACTGCTACTCTCGGTTAGCGCGTAGAGAGGATCTGCGGCGCGCACACGTCGTACACATAACCCTATCTGAGGAGACGTGCTGCGCCCAGAAATCGTGCATCCATGGCGATCCCGGATCACAAACTTGAGGAAGTTCGCGATGTCGCGGATGTGGTCGATGTAATCAACGATTACGTCAACCTGAAGCGGAGCGGATCCCGCTTCAAGGGGTTGTGCCCGTTTCACGATGAGAACACGCCTTCGTTCAGCGTCGATCCGGAGAAGAATCTCTACTACTGCTTCGGTTGTCAGCGTGGCGGAGACGTCTTCAAGTTCGTCCAGGAAATCGAAGGCGTTGGGTTTCTCGAAAGTGTACGCATGCTCGCCGAGCGGTTCGGCGTTCCGCTGCCGGATGACGAGATCAATCCGGAAGCGGCGAGCGAGAAGGAAGCGATTTTCCACGCGCTTCGGTGGGCCGCCCGGTGGTTTTACAACCAGTTAACGGACACGAACGGCGGATACGAGGCGATGGAGTACCTGCACGACCGCGGGTTTCAAGACCGGACGATTGCCCGATTTGGTCTTGGCTGGGCACCCGATCGGTGGGACGGCCTACTCAAGGCTGCGAAGGAGGAGCAAATTGACGAAGAGATTCTTCAACGCGCCGGTCTCATTATCGAGCGAAATGACGGCAGCGGCTATTACGATCGCTACCGTGGGCGCGTGATTTTTCCGATCCTCTCGCACGTGGGGAAGGTGCTCGGCTTTGGTGGCCGTATTCTGGATGCCGACGCCGATCAGCCCAAATACATCAACTCTCCGGAGACGGAGGTCTACGACAAGAGCCGCGTCCTGTACGGTCTCCGGCAGGCTAAGCAGGCCATTCGGAGTGAAGAAGAAGTGCTTCTGGTGGAAGGCTACACGGACGTTATCTCCCTTTACCAGGCGGGGGTCGAAAACGTCGTTGCATCCAGCGGGACGTCTCTCACGGACGGCCAGGTGCAGACGCTCGATCGATACGCCAAACGCATCGTCCTCCTGTACGATGCCGACGAGGCCGGATCCCGAGCCGCCGTCCGCGCGATGAACCTCGTTCTCCAGAACGGGCTTGGCGCCTACGCGGTCGAGCTTCCCAATGGCGAAGATCCGGACTCTTTCGTTCGTGCCGAAGATGCACAGACGTTCGCTGCCTACATCGAAGAGCACCGGCAGGACTTGCCAGAGTTTGCGTATCGCCGTGCCCGCAGAGAAGGCCGTTTCGACACGCCGGAAGACCGCGTGGAGGTGCAGCGTGAAATCGTGAACGCCGTCGCTCAGATTCCAGATCGGAATCTGCGTCGTGAGTACGTGCGGCGAACAAGCGATGTCCTGAATGTACCGGATTCAGACCTTTTCCGGATGTTGGAGGAAGAGGTAGAGAAGGTCAAACGACAAGATCAGCGACGCGCACGGCGGAAACAGCGACGGCAGCAGCGCGACAACAGCTCGGGGGGAGCGTCCGTGAACGAGCCCCAGGGGCGCCCCGTGGCTCCGCCCGATGCCCGCGATGGGTCATCAGGTTCGACCGCCAATGCCAGCTCCAGCAATGATGCCCCGCCTCCTCACACCGACGCCGACTACCAGGGCGACGAATCCGACGGGAATGAAGATGCAGGAGAAGGTGCTCAAGAAGCGCGCTCCGCATCGCAACGCAGACCGCCGCTCCCGGAAGAGAAGGTTCTGCTCCGTCTGATGCTCGATAGCGGGACGCCGATGGTCGAATTCATCCTCGGCAACATGTCGCTGGGTGAGTTTACGGAAGGCCCGGCGCGCGATATGGTGGAAGTGTTCATCGATATGTACAGCGATGATGCTGTAAAGCCGACCCGGATCACGGACGGCGAATTCGGCGCTGAATTGCAGAGCCTCGCCGCATCTGTTATGGTTGACAAATACACGCCCTCGGAAAACTGGCGTCAGCGTCAGAATATTTCCGTTCCGAGGTTCAATCAGGAGCCGTACGAAGCGGGCGCGAGCGCCATGACGCTGCTCAAACTCGATCGTGTGGATGAGGCGATCACTCGGACCAAGGAGAAAATGTTTGAAGCTTCTCGATCCGCAACCGGAAATGTCGGCGAGCTCCAGAAAGAGATGATGCAACTCTACGACCTTCGCAAGCAAATTCGGAGGCGGGAGTTTTTAGACTGGGAGTAGGATGTCCTACGGACGCGCCAGCATCCCAGCAGCGCATTATCGGAGTGTTTAGTCGGACCTGGCGACGAGTCTGGTCGTTTTTTCTCGGGACAGCCCCGAACCCTCGCATGTCTTCGACACTCGACGTTGTCTTCCATGGCTTCTGATTCTGATCATTCGCTGGACCCGCCCGCCCCGGAAGATTCACCTTCCGATCTACGTCCTGCCGGCTCCACAAATCCACGCGAGACTTCATCACCCGAATCAGATGGATCGGAGTTGGAAACGGACCAGCGCGACGGCAGCGCCGATGTTGTTACCGCCGTGGAGTCGACGAGTCTAACGGACGATGACGCAGGCCTTTCTGCGAATGAGAGGGTGGAGAACGCGCGCAAAACAGCCATGCATGAGCCGTGTCGGCCGTTCGTCACGTCCGAAAGTCCTCTGGCTCGGGCCGTTCAGCCGCAACGGGTGCCGGAAGAGGCAGACGTTGATCATCCGAGCCTTTTCTTCAATCGAGAGCTAAGCTGGCTCGACTTTAACTGGCGCGTTCTGCAGATGGCGCGGGATGACAGAACGCCCTTGCTGGAGCGTCTGCGATTTCTCAGCATTACGGCGCAAAACCTGGATGGGTTCATTCGGAAGCGGATCGGTGGTCTGAAGCGGCAGGCGGCCGCCGGCGTGACGACACTTTCGCCGGATGGCCGGACCCCGGAAGAGCAGCTTGCGCACATCGTTCGGGCCGTACGGCCGATGTACAGTGCGCTCGGGCATACGTGGGATCAGCTCGAGCCGGCAATGGAAGAAGAGATCGGGCTCCGCATCCGGGATTACGCGGACCTCGGAGATGCGCAAAAACAAAAACTTGCGGCGTACTTCAGGAAAAATATCTTTCCGATTCTTACGCCGCTTGCCGTCGACCCGGGGCGGCCGTTCCCATTCATTTCCAACATGAGCCTGTCGCTCGCCGTCTTGCTGCGGCACCCGGACCGCGGTACACAACACTTCGCGCGTGTCAAGGTACCCACGAGTCGCGCTCGTTGGCTCTCCCTCGACGAACCGCTCCACTTTGTGCCGATCGAGCAAGTGATCGCGCATCACGTCAACGAGCTGTTTCGTGGGATGACGGTGGAAGGCGTCTACGCGTTCAGGGTGACGCGGAACGCCGACGTCCGGCGTGACGAGGAGGAGGCCGATGACCTCATTGAAATGATTTCTGAGCGTCTCCGCGAACGGCGCTTTGCGCCCGTCGTCCGCCTGGAGGTAGACCGCGACATGCCGGAATCCGTTCGGTCCTTTCTGATGGAGAAGCTCTCCATCGGGCCGGAGGATGTCTATGTCGCCGAAAGGGTGATCGACTTCACGGACGTGCGGGTCCTGGCCGATCTCCACGTTCCGGACGATCGATACCGAAAGGATCTTCGATTTTCAAAGTGGACGCCGCTGACGCCACCACGACTCCGTCGAGGCGTGGGGCGCGAATCAGGCGACATTTTCTCCGTGATCCGCGACAACGACCTGCTCGTTCATCATCCGTACGACTCGTTCGAAGAGAGCGTCCAGCGGTTTATCGAGGAGGCTGCGGCAGATCCTCAGGTTCTGGCGATCAAGCAGACGCTGTACCGCACGTCCGAGGACTCGCCCATCGTGGATGCGCTGATCGACGCGGCTGAAAGTGGCAAACAGGTCGCGGTGCTCGTCGAGGTCAAGGCGCGATTCGACGAGGAGAAGAACATTGCCTGGGGGCGCAAGCTGGAGGACGCCGGCGTGCACGTCGCCTATGGCCTCGTCGGGTTGAAGACGCACGCGCAGGCCGCTGTCGTCGTCCGGCGCGAGGACGATGGACTCCGGACGTACGTCCACGCCTCCACCGGCAATTACAATACGCAGACGGCGCGGCAGTACACCGATTATGGGCTACTGACCTGCGATCGAAACATCGGGTACGACTTTACGAATCTCTTTCACTACCTCACGGGCTACGCACCGGAGCAGTCGTATCGAGAGGTTGTGGTTGCGCCCCAGGAGATGCGCGACCACTTTTTGGAGATGATCCGTCGTGAGGTGCGGCACCAAGAGGAGCACGGCAACGGGCACATCATGGTGAAGATCAATGAACTCGGCGATTCGAAGATTATCAGTGAGCTTTACCGTGCCTCGCAGGCGGGCGTCCAGATTGACCTTGCGATTCGTAGTCACTGTCGCCTTCGTCCGGGGCTCGATGGCTACAGCGACTCCATTCGGGT
This genomic interval carries:
- a CDS encoding class I SAM-dependent methyltransferase; this translates as MTWYIPPEWTPTLYTALAPFYDGFAQRVSREARRRATELLNVQDGDAVLIAGCGTGLSIPLLPNKRPAVRITGVDRSKAMLRRARRRATGKPNVTLQQADILSLPFETGSFDAILSAYVLDLLRPPRRVDALHEMKRVSKPGARIVTITPALPERADERLWDLLVRAVPIALGGGKPTDLTTALQNAGWQVAESLRTRNVGLASHLLRAVHV
- the tkt gene encoding transketolase, coding for MPDASTLDLIQPTDLDERTINTIRFLAVDAVEKANSGHPGMPMGAAPMAYVLWSRHLRHNPTDPHWVDRDRFVLSAGHGSMLLYALLHLTGYDLSLEEIKNFRQWDSLTPGHPEVHHTPGVETTTGPLGQGFGNGVGMAIAERYLAAHFNDEPGANDELIDHYTYGIVSDGDLMEGVASEAASLAGHLGLGKLIYLYDDNEISIDGSTDLAFTEDVQQRFEAYDWHVITVEDGNDLEAIDRAIIEAKAETDRPSLIEVKTHIGYGSPNQQNTAAAHGSPLGADEVELTKENLGWEEDESFYIPDDVLEHMRESIDQGAALQAEWNGRYQQFRVESPEAADRFDSWMAGELPDDLDDALPDFEAGDELATRKASGKTLSALVPVVGDMLIGGSADLSGSNKTEVDGRTDFQKDNPGGQYFRFGVREHAMAAAANGMALHGGVRPYVATFLIFSDYLRPSLRLSALMEQPVIYVFTHDSIGLGEDGPTHQPIEHLAALRAIPNVTLFRPADAAETAQAWVAALRNTDGPTAFALTRQTVPTFDRSVMGPAEGVHRGGYILSDDDGTPDIILMGSGSEVQHAVAAADTLRKDGINVRVISMPSFELFDQQDEAYRNKVLPPEVTARVSIEAGVTYGWERFVGPEGRSIGINRFGSSAPGSINMEKFGFTPENVVGMARDVLNQ
- the dnaG gene encoding DNA primase, whose amino-acid sequence is MAIPDHKLEEVRDVADVVDVINDYVNLKRSGSRFKGLCPFHDENTPSFSVDPEKNLYYCFGCQRGGDVFKFVQEIEGVGFLESVRMLAERFGVPLPDDEINPEAASEKEAIFHALRWAARWFYNQLTDTNGGYEAMEYLHDRGFQDRTIARFGLGWAPDRWDGLLKAAKEEQIDEEILQRAGLIIERNDGSGYYDRYRGRVIFPILSHVGKVLGFGGRILDADADQPKYINSPETEVYDKSRVLYGLRQAKQAIRSEEEVLLVEGYTDVISLYQAGVENVVASSGTSLTDGQVQTLDRYAKRIVLLYDADEAGSRAAVRAMNLVLQNGLGAYAVELPNGEDPDSFVRAEDAQTFAAYIEEHRQDLPEFAYRRARREGRFDTPEDRVEVQREIVNAVAQIPDRNLRREYVRRTSDVLNVPDSDLFRMLEEEVEKVKRQDQRRARRKQRRQQRDNSSGGASVNEPQGRPVAPPDARDGSSGSTANASSSNDAPPPHTDADYQGDESDGNEDAGEGAQEARSASQRRPPLPEEKVLLRLMLDSGTPMVEFILGNMSLGEFTEGPARDMVEVFIDMYSDDAVKPTRITDGEFGAELQSLAASVMVDKYTPSENWRQRQNISVPRFNQEPYEAGASAMTLLKLDRVDEAITRTKEKMFEASRSATGNVGELQKEMMQLYDLRKQIRRREFLDWE
- the ppk1 gene encoding polyphosphate kinase 1, translating into MASDSDHSLDPPAPEDSPSDLRPAGSTNPRETSSPESDGSELETDQRDGSADVVTAVESTSLTDDDAGLSANERVENARKTAMHEPCRPFVTSESPLARAVQPQRVPEEADVDHPSLFFNRELSWLDFNWRVLQMARDDRTPLLERLRFLSITAQNLDGFIRKRIGGLKRQAAAGVTTLSPDGRTPEEQLAHIVRAVRPMYSALGHTWDQLEPAMEEEIGLRIRDYADLGDAQKQKLAAYFRKNIFPILTPLAVDPGRPFPFISNMSLSLAVLLRHPDRGTQHFARVKVPTSRARWLSLDEPLHFVPIEQVIAHHVNELFRGMTVEGVYAFRVTRNADVRRDEEEADDLIEMISERLRERRFAPVVRLEVDRDMPESVRSFLMEKLSIGPEDVYVAERVIDFTDVRVLADLHVPDDRYRKDLRFSKWTPLTPPRLRRGVGRESGDIFSVIRDNDLLVHHPYDSFEESVQRFIEEAAADPQVLAIKQTLYRTSEDSPIVDALIDAAESGKQVAVLVEVKARFDEEKNIAWGRKLEDAGVHVAYGLVGLKTHAQAAVVVRREDDGLRTYVHASTGNYNTQTARQYTDYGLLTCDRNIGYDFTNLFHYLTGYAPEQSYREVVVAPQEMRDHFLEMIRREVRHQEEHGNGHIMVKINELGDSKIISELYRASQAGVQIDLAIRSHCRLRPGLDGYSDSIRVVSIVGRFLEHDRAFYFHNNGDPAVYIGSADWQRSRLDDRVEAAVPITDETQRQRVIHTLKRAMNDPRTAWELQSDGRYVQRVPDEGELGYQEQLMAAARNR